The Trichomycterus rosablanca isolate fTriRos1 chromosome 15, fTriRos1.hap1, whole genome shotgun sequence genome contains a region encoding:
- the ints15 gene encoding integrator complex subunit 15, with the protein MSDIRHALLRRDPLSAAKEVLYHLDIALGSSIQNAQGLDKNTVDLVEEFIFHVPKDRNGQRKRLSCLQELQLLEIMCSYFQEQSKDAVRQVIFTALFSLQGNKADESRMAMLGKLVSMAIAVCRVPVLECAATWLQHTHSACCVRLALVLVDDYCTLVPGSINTLQNVRSASPRFCCQLITAVTALYNFSSDELTPPPALLEMVVGWITEDPRLLLLTLINTPLTSSLPLGCLEVTPLMGLLRWCVKAPLAHQRSRKPSLTNGQVEPDKKTGCDDLYSKLHLSVLQVLLMLQVHLTEQNLFGRLAVLQVESVAALIEEVCGLIEELNPLHAANQIHLALDRLAQALQVTMATGALLCTREDLRTLCSRLPHNNLLQLVMSGPVVQHAAPFQPSLYPYIHPARPSPISPHAAHPALSPLPAHPALATHRPLTPHTAHSPLPHAFHPANMAFQYRSIR; encoded by the exons ATGAGTGATATTCGCCATGCCCTGCTTCGGCGTGACCCACTGAGTGCGGCCAAAGAAGTGCTCTACCATCTGGACATAGCATTAGGCAGCTCGATTCAGAATGCACAGGGCCTGGACAAGAACACAGTGGACCTGGTGGAGGAGTTCATCTTCCACGTCCCCAAAGACAGGAACGGACAACGGAAG AGATTGAGCTGCCTTCAAGAGCTGCAGCTGCTGGAGATCATGTGCAGCTACTTCCAGGAACAGAGTAAAGATGCAGTAAGGCAGGTGATCTTCACTGCTCTCTTCAGCCTGCAGGGCAACAAGGCAGACGAGAGCCGGATGGCCATGCTGGGCAAGCTGGTGTCCATGGCTATCGCCGTGTGCCGCGTGCCCGTCTTGGAATGTGCCGCCACTTGGCTACAG CACACTCACTCAGCATGCTGTGTTCGGTTGGCGCTGGTGTTGGTGGATGATTACTGCACACTGGTACCCGGTTCCATTAACACCTTGCAGAACGTCCGCTCCGCCAGCCCTCGTTTTTGCTGCCAGCTCATCACAGCCGTCACCGCCCTGTATAATTTCTCCTCAG atgAACTTACTCCACCCCCTGCCCTGTTGGAGATGGTGGTTGGCTGGATCACAGAAGACCCCAGACTACTCCTGCTCACCCTCATCAACACTCCGCTCACCTCCAGCTTACCACTCGGCTGCCTTGAGGTCACACCTCTCATGGGCCTCCTCCGGTGGTGCGTCAAGGCTCCTCTGGCCCATCAGAGAAGCAGAAAGCCATCACTGACCAATGGTCAGGTGGAACCAGATAAAAAGACAGGATGTGATGATCTTTACTCCAAACTGCATCTAAGTGTTCTTCAGGTTCTTCTCATGTTACAG gtCCACCTTACAGAACAGAATCTATTTGGCCGGTTGGCCGTGCTGCAGGTGGAGTCTGTGGCTGCCCTAATTGAAGAAGTTTGTGGTTTAATAGAGGAGCTCAACCCGCTCCATGCCGCCAATCAAATCCACCTGGCTCTGGATAGGCTGGCCCAAGCACTGCAAGTCACTATGGCAACAGGAGCCTTGCTGTGCACCAGAG aGGACCTGCGAACACTCTGCTCAAGGTTGCCTCACAACAA tCTGTTACAGCTGGTCATGTCCGGACCTGTGGTTCAGCACGCCGCGCCCTTCCAGCCGAGCCTGTACCCCTACATCCACCCGGCTCGGCCCTCCCCTATTTCGCCGCACGCCGCCCATCCTGCCCTCTCCCCGCTGCCCGCGCACCCAGCCCTCGCGACGCATCGTCCACTAACACCGCACACGGCCCACTCGCCTCTCCCGCACGCCTTTCATCCCGCCAACATGGCCTTTCAATACCGGTCCATTCGCTGA